The genomic window CTGCCGTGTCTAAACGTCGTGTAGTGGTAACCGGTTTAGGATTAGTAACTCCCGTGGGTAATACCGTCGATACTTCTTGGAAGGCTTTGCTTTCTGGTAAGAGTGGTATTGCGCCGATAACCAAATTTGATGCCAGTGAGTTTACAACTCGTTTTAGTGGTTCAGTAAAAGATTTTGATGTGGAGCAGTACTTAACTAAAAAAGACGCCCGCAAGATGGATCTTTTTATCCAATACGGTATGGCGGCTGGCATCCAAGCTATCCAAGACTCTGGTCTGGACATGAGCAAAGAAAACCCTAGCCGAGTGGGCACAGCTATTGGTGCGGGTATGGGTGGTATGTGGTTGATTGAACAGAACCACAGCGCTTTGATCAATGGCGGTCCTCGCAAAATATCACCTTTCTTTGTGCCAAGCACCATCATCAATATGATCGCGGGCCACCTGTCGATCATGTATGGCATGACTGGGCCTAACTTTGCCGTCACGACGGCGTGCACTACGGGTGTTCACAATATTGGCTTTGCGGCGCGTACCATTGCCTATGGTGATGCGGACGTCATGGTTGCCGGTGGTGCAGAAGATGTTACCTGTCCATTGGGTGTGGGGGGGTTCGGTGCCGCTAAGGCGTTGTCGACCCGTAATGACGACCCCACCGCGGCGAGCCGCCCTTGGGATAAAGATCGCGATGGTTTTGTGATTGGTGATGGTGCTGGCGTGATCGTGATGGAAGAGTATGAGCGCGCTAAAGCACGCGGTGCAACCATTTACGGCGAGTTGGTCGGTTTTGGTATGAGTGGCGATGCGTTCCATATGACATCGCCTCCAAGCGATGGTGCTGGCGCGGCTGCGGCTATGGTTAATGCCATTCATGACGCTAAGTTATCACTGGAACAAATTGGTTATATCAATGCCCATGGTACCTCGACACCCGCGGGTGATAAGGCCGAAGCGGCAGCGGTTAAGTCAGTATTTGGCGATCATGCTTATAACTTGCTCGTCAGCTCGACTAAATCGATGACTGGCCACTTGCTGGGTGCTGCGGGCGCGGTTGAAGCGATTTTTACTCTGCTTGCACTGCGCGACCAAGCCGTGCCACCGACCATCAATTTGGATAATCCAGATGAAGGCTGTGACTTAGACTTTGTTGCCCATACTGCCCGTGATGTGAAGTTAGATTACGCCTTGTGTAACTCCTTCGGCTTTGGTGGTACTAACGGTTCATTACTGTTTAAGCGAGTGTAATCGCAATTATGTTTACGCTAAGGGGTATTTCTATCGTAAACTCAGCTTATTGCACGAAAACATTAGCCACAGAGGCTAAATAAGTTGAGGTTATATGGCTGGTATCGATAGACAGAGTACCCTGAGATTTTTGTCAGAGCCTGCGGATGTCAATTTTGGTGGTAAGGTCCACGGCGGCGCGGTGATGAAATGGATCGATCTCGCGGCCTATGCCTGTGCCGCAGGCTGGAGCGGTAAATATTGTATTACCGCCTATGCGGGCGGTATTCGTTTTGTGCAACCCATTTTAGTGGGCAACATAGTCGAAGTCAGCGCTAAGGTGATTTATACGGGCAAGACCTCTATGCATATCGGTATCGATGTGCGTGCGGGCGACCCTAAGGTTTCCGAGCGTCATCTCACCACTCACTGTATTGTGATCATGGTGGCGGTGGATGAAAACGGCCAACCCACACCCGTGCCTGAGTGGATACCACAGACTGAACATGATATTCATTTGCGGGATTCTGCACTGCGCTTGATGGAAATGCGTAAAAAGATTGGCGCCGAAATGGAAGCCCACGTGCAGAAATAATCTATTAATTACGATAACAAAGGCGCTTATTGCGCCTTTGTTGTTTCTAGCGAAAAGTGCGTTTATCACTCGCTCCGATTTCACTCTGACGTTACCGTTGATGAATGTTAAACTGCGGCCACTATTTTGAATCGATTTACTTTGTTTATCTATTTGAGGATCACTTCATGGCAAAAGTCGCATTTATTGGTTTAGGCGTTATGGGATATCCCATGGCGAGGCATTTACTGAACAAAGGCCATGAGGTCACTGTTTATAATCGCACTTTTGCCAAGGCGCAAACTTGGGTCGACACCTATGGCGGCCGCTGCTGCCCAACACCCAAAGAGGCGGCAATGGGCCAAGATATTGTGTTTACCTGTGTGGGCAATGATAACGATTTGCGTGAAGTGGTATTAGGTCGTGATGGCGCTATCCAGGGTATGGAAAAGGGCGCTGTGCTGGTTGACCATACTACGGCTTCGGCCGATGTCGCCCGTGAGCTACATAAAGTCTTAGCCGAAAAAGGTATTGATTTCCTCGATGCGCCTGTGTCTGGCG from Shewanella putrefaciens includes these protein-coding regions:
- the fabF gene encoding beta-ketoacyl-ACP synthase II, with the translated sequence MSKRRVVVTGLGLVTPVGNTVDTSWKALLSGKSGIAPITKFDASEFTTRFSGSVKDFDVEQYLTKKDARKMDLFIQYGMAAGIQAIQDSGLDMSKENPSRVGTAIGAGMGGMWLIEQNHSALINGGPRKISPFFVPSTIINMIAGHLSIMYGMTGPNFAVTTACTTGVHNIGFAARTIAYGDADVMVAGGAEDVTCPLGVGGFGAAKALSTRNDDPTAASRPWDKDRDGFVIGDGAGVIVMEEYERAKARGATIYGELVGFGMSGDAFHMTSPPSDGAGAAAAMVNAIHDAKLSLEQIGYINAHGTSTPAGDKAEAAAVKSVFGDHAYNLLVSSTKSMTGHLLGAAGAVEAIFTLLALRDQAVPPTINLDNPDEGCDLDFVAHTARDVKLDYALCNSFGFGGTNGSLLFKRV
- a CDS encoding acyl-CoA thioesterase, which gives rise to MAGIDRQSTLRFLSEPADVNFGGKVHGGAVMKWIDLAAYACAAGWSGKYCITAYAGGIRFVQPILVGNIVEVSAKVIYTGKTSMHIGIDVRAGDPKVSERHLTTHCIVIMVAVDENGQPTPVPEWIPQTEHDIHLRDSALRLMEMRKKIGAEMEAHVQK